The Archangium lipolyticum genome contains a region encoding:
- a CDS encoding epoxide hydrolase family protein — translation MTKLDSQPYTVAVPDAVLDDLRARLERTRMTDSLEGVGWDWGMDPGALRTLLDHWHGFDWRAAEVAINVVPAFRAELDGFGLHFIHVRGEGERRLPIILTNGWPSCFTELLPLVPLLTREEEGLSFDVVIPSLPGYGFSDRPRVPGMNITRIAGLWAKLMAGLGYDRFLAHGSDMGAGVVERLRANHAGHLLGVHMVNVNWFYPPPDGLSSEEKDYLQRARQWQMREGAYSMLHGSKPQTIAVGLNDSPAGLAAWIGEKFRGWSDGGGRLDGAVSLDALCTVLTIYWVTGTIGSSQRLYREAFSDAGVMSPPPKQGVPVGVAIFPKDILPAPRAWGEHWLDIQRWTELPRGGHFPGFETPELLAEDIRGFARELGA, via the coding sequence ATGACGAAGCTCGACTCCCAGCCCTACACCGTGGCGGTCCCCGATGCGGTACTCGACGACCTGCGGGCCCGGCTGGAGCGAACCCGTATGACGGATTCACTCGAGGGTGTCGGCTGGGATTGGGGAATGGACCCCGGCGCGTTGCGCACCCTGCTCGACCATTGGCACGGCTTCGACTGGCGCGCGGCCGAAGTGGCCATCAACGTGGTGCCCGCGTTCCGAGCCGAGCTCGACGGCTTCGGCCTGCACTTCATCCATGTGCGCGGCGAGGGTGAGCGCCGGCTGCCCATCATCCTCACCAACGGCTGGCCGAGCTGCTTCACCGAGCTCCTACCGCTCGTGCCGCTGCTGACGCGGGAGGAAGAAGGCCTGTCCTTCGACGTCGTCATCCCGTCGCTGCCCGGTTACGGATTCTCCGACCGGCCCCGCGTGCCCGGCATGAACATCACGAGGATTGCCGGGTTGTGGGCGAAGCTGATGGCGGGGCTGGGGTATGACCGCTTCCTGGCCCATGGCAGCGACATGGGCGCGGGGGTCGTCGAGCGGCTGCGCGCCAACCACGCCGGGCATCTGCTCGGCGTCCACATGGTGAACGTCAACTGGTTCTATCCGCCGCCGGACGGCCTCTCGTCCGAGGAGAAGGATTACCTCCAGCGCGCCCGGCAATGGCAGATGCGGGAAGGCGCCTATTCGATGCTCCACGGAAGCAAGCCGCAGACGATCGCGGTGGGTCTCAACGATTCGCCCGCCGGACTCGCGGCGTGGATCGGCGAGAAGTTCCGCGGCTGGAGCGACGGCGGCGGCCGGCTCGATGGGGCCGTTTCACTCGATGCGCTGTGCACCGTCCTCACCATCTACTGGGTGACCGGGACGATCGGCTCCTCGCAGCGGCTCTATCGCGAGGCCTTCTCCGACGCGGGGGTGATGTCGCCGCCGCCGAAGCAGGGCGTGCCGGTGGGCGTCGCCATCTTCCCGAAGGACATCCTGCCGGCACCGCGCGCCTGGGGAGAACACTGGCTCGACATCCAGCGCTGGACCGAGCTGCCGAGGGGCGGTCACTTCCCGGGTTTCGAGACGCCCGAGCTGCTCGCCGAGGACATCCGCGGGTTCGCCCGGGAACTCGGCGCCTGA
- a CDS encoding DUF885 domain-containing protein, with protein sequence MRFRYLLSCAALLLVSECAPRTGAGPAVSSSAMASTPADAEYTRFAREYLDWYYAAHPIRSTHLGLHAYDARMPELSAGAIQRQTGELHGWLARLERLDRAALTGDAVFDVRILENAIRAELLTLEESREWQRDPMLYTRTIAMGLSSLSEREFAPVEERLRSMLARMEGIASVVAAAKANLSDVPRPWAEQALLDTRGTVGFLRTDLPRALEAQGLGKVDAALRRTFSAALARATAEVEGFVRWQEKELLPKAKGDFRLGPGLFEKKLALEEHVALTVEQLRDINERAIREYQSKVAAEAARVDASKPPGVVMDALVHDHPSAEELIPTARKQLEECQRFVKERGLLTLPSERLPTVRETPAYSRIGFASMDTPGPFETRATEAFYNITNVEPGWTEEQKSQHLTYFNHAGLLGITVHEAVPGHFVQLLYEAQIPTEVRKVFTTASLVEGWAHYVEQMMVDEGFGGGDPSVRLGQLRRALQRHARWHAGLAMHAFGESVEGAAKRYAEIAYFEPFPALREVQRGTFNPTYLYYALGRMQILKLREDYKRYLEARGQTFSLRDFHDRFLRLGLPVSLARQALMPGDTGASLE encoded by the coding sequence GTGAGATTCCGTTACCTCCTGTCCTGTGCCGCCCTGCTCCTGGTGTCCGAGTGTGCTCCGCGCACGGGGGCCGGGCCCGCGGTTTCCTCGTCCGCCATGGCCTCCACGCCCGCCGATGCCGAGTACACCCGCTTCGCCCGCGAGTACCTCGACTGGTACTACGCGGCCCATCCGATCCGCTCGACACACCTGGGCCTGCACGCCTACGACGCGCGGATGCCGGAGCTGTCGGCCGGGGCCATCCAGCGCCAGACCGGGGAGCTGCACGGCTGGCTGGCGCGGCTGGAGCGGTTGGACCGCGCGGCGCTCACCGGGGATGCCGTGTTCGACGTGCGCATCCTGGAGAACGCCATCCGCGCGGAGCTGCTGACGCTGGAGGAGTCGCGCGAGTGGCAGCGTGACCCGATGCTCTACACGCGTACCATCGCGATGGGCCTCTCGTCGTTGTCGGAGCGCGAGTTCGCCCCGGTGGAGGAGCGGCTGCGGAGCATGTTGGCCCGGATGGAGGGGATTGCCTCGGTGGTGGCGGCGGCGAAGGCGAACCTGAGCGATGTGCCGAGGCCGTGGGCCGAGCAGGCCCTGCTCGACACGCGCGGCACGGTGGGCTTCCTGCGCACGGACCTGCCGCGGGCGCTGGAGGCCCAGGGTCTGGGGAAGGTGGACGCGGCGCTGCGGCGGACGTTCTCCGCCGCGCTGGCGCGGGCCACGGCCGAGGTGGAGGGCTTCGTGCGGTGGCAGGAGAAGGAACTGCTGCCGAAGGCGAAGGGGGACTTCCGGCTGGGGCCGGGGCTCTTCGAGAAGAAGCTCGCGCTGGAGGAGCACGTGGCGCTGACGGTCGAGCAGCTGCGTGACATCAACGAGCGCGCCATTCGCGAGTACCAGTCGAAGGTGGCGGCGGAGGCGGCACGGGTGGACGCGTCGAAGCCGCCCGGGGTGGTGATGGACGCACTGGTACACGACCATCCCTCGGCCGAGGAGCTGATTCCCACGGCGCGCAAGCAGTTGGAGGAGTGCCAGCGCTTCGTGAAGGAGCGGGGCCTGTTGACGCTGCCCTCGGAGCGGCTGCCGACGGTGCGCGAGACGCCGGCGTACTCGCGGATCGGCTTCGCGTCGATGGACACGCCGGGGCCGTTCGAGACGCGGGCGACGGAGGCCTTCTACAACATCACCAACGTCGAGCCGGGGTGGACGGAGGAGCAGAAGTCGCAGCACCTGACGTACTTCAACCACGCGGGGCTGTTGGGCATCACGGTGCACGAGGCCGTCCCGGGCCACTTCGTGCAGCTGTTGTACGAGGCCCAGATTCCCACCGAGGTGCGCAAGGTGTTCACGACCGCGTCGCTGGTGGAGGGCTGGGCGCACTACGTGGAGCAGATGATGGTGGACGAGGGCTTCGGCGGGGGAGACCCGTCGGTGCGGCTGGGGCAGCTGCGGCGGGCGTTGCAGCGGCATGCGCGGTGGCACGCGGGCCTGGCGATGCATGCCTTTGGTGAGTCTGTGGAGGGGGCGGCGAAGCGGTACGCGGAGATCGCCTACTTCGAGCCCTTCCCGGCGCTGCGCGAGGTGCAGCGCGGTACGTTCAACCCGACGTATTTGTATTACGCGCTGGGGCGGATGCAGATCTTGAAGCTGCGCGAGGACTACAAGCGTTACCTGGAGGCACGCGGGCAGACGTTCTCGCTGCGGGATTTCCACGACCGGTTCCTGCGGCTGGGGTTGCCGGTGTCGCTCGCGCGTCAGGCTCTGATGCCGGGGGACACCGGAGCGTCGCTGGAGTAG